A window from Brachyhypopomus gauderio isolate BG-103 chromosome 6, BGAUD_0.2, whole genome shotgun sequence encodes these proteins:
- the vps45 gene encoding vacuolar protein sorting-associated protein 45, which translates to MNVVLAVKQYVSKMIESSGTGMKVLLMDKETTSIVSMVYTQSEILQREVYLFERIDSQNRESMKHLKAICFLRPTKENVENLIQELRRPKYSVYFIYFSNVISKSEVKALAEADEQEVVAEVQEFYGDFIAVNPHLFSLNLQGVSRGRSWEPSTLPRVTQGLTSVLLALKKCPMIRYQLSSDMAKRLAESVKQINTKEYELFDFRKTEVPPLLLILDRSDDAFTPLLNQWTYQAMVHELLGLNNNRIDLSRVPGINKDLKEVVLSAENDEFYANNLYLNFGEIGTNIKNLMEDFQKKKPKDQQKLESIADMKAFVDNYPQFKKMSGTVSKHVTVVGELSRLVSERQLMEVSEVEQELACQNDHSSAQQNVRRLLQNPRVAELDAVRLVMLYALRYERHSSSILPSLLDELSRRGVAERYRKMVQSVIEYGGKRIRGSDLITPTDAVAITKQFFKGLKGVENVYTQHQPLLHDTLDQLIKGRLKDSQFPYLGPNSLRDRPQDIIVFIIGGATYEEALTVYNLNRTMPGVRIVLGGTTIHNTKSFLEEVTSAVGLGHGDRTHGASRPASRR; encoded by the exons atgaacgTGGTTTTAGCTGTCAAGCAGTACGTCTCCAAAATGATAGAAAGCAGTGGAACGGGGATGAAGGTTTTGCTCATGGATAAAGAGACG ACCAGCATCGTCAGTATGGTCTACACACAGTCTGAAATTCTGCAGAGAGAGGTCTACCTGTTCGAACGCATTGACTCGCAGAACCGAGAGAGCATGAAACATCTGAAGGCAATCTGCTTCTTGCGACCCACTAAG GAGAATGTGGAGAATCTGATCCAGGAGCTGCGGCGTCCTAAGTACAGCGTTTACTTCATCT ACTTCAGTAACGTTATTAGTAAGAGTGAAGTGAAGGCCTTGGCAGAGGCAGATGAACAGGAAGTCGTTGCAGAGGTTCAG GAATTCTATGGTGATTTTATTGCTGTGAATCCTCATCTTTTCTCCCTCAACCTACAAGGAGTATCCAGG GGTCGTAGCTGGGAACCGTCTACTCTTCCACGTGTCACTCAGGGCCTGACCTCTGTGCTGCTGGCCTTGAAGAAGTGTCCCATGATCCGCTACCAGCTCTCCTCCGACATGGCCAAGAGACTGGCTGAGAGTGTGAAG CAAATCAACACTAAGGAGTATGAGCTTTTTGACTTCAGAAAAACAGAAgtgcctcctctcctcctgattCTGGACAGAAGTGATGATGCCTTCACACCCCTCCTCAACCAG TGGACGTATCAGGCTATGGTGCATGAGCTGCTTGGCCTCAACAACAACAGAATAGACCTGTCCCGAGTGCCAGGCATCAATAAGGACCTGAAGGAGGTGGTGCTGTCTGCAGAGAATGATGAGTTTTATGCCAAT AATCTGTATTTAAACTTCGGTGAGATCGGGACAAATATTAAGAATTTAATGGAGGACTTCCAGAAGAAAAAGCCGAAGGACCAGCAGAAACTGGAGTCCATCGCTGACATGAAG GCTTTCGTGGACAACTACCCTCAGTTTAAGAAGATGTCGGGCACGGTGTCCAAGCATGTGACGGTGGTGGGCGAGCTGTCACGGCTGGTCAGCGAGAGACAGCTGATGGAGGTTTCTGAGGTGGAGCAGGAACTGGCCTGCCAGAATGACCACTCCAGCGCCCAGCAG AACGTGCGGCGACTCCTGCAGAACCCCCGCGTGGCGGAGCTGGATGCTGTGCGTCTGGTGATGCTCTACGCCCTGCGCTACGAGAGACACAGCAGCAGCATTCTGCCCAGCCTCCTGGATGAGCTCAGCAGAAGGGGCGTGGCCGAGAGGTACCGCAAG ATGGTACAGTCGGTGATTGAGTACGGGGGCAAGCGGATCAGAGGAAGTGATCTCATCACCCCCACAGATGCCGTGGCCATTACAAAACAATTCTTCAAAGGACTCAAG ggtgttgagaATGTCTACACGCAGCACCAGCCCCTGCTGCATGACACATTGGATCAGCTGATTAAAGGTCGTTTGAAGGACAGCCAGTTCCCCTACCTTGGGCCAAACTCTCTGCGAGACAG GCCACAGGACATTATTGTGTTCATCATTGGAGGGGCAACATACGAGGAAGCACTTACTGTTTACAACCTGAACCGCACTATGCCAGGAGTGCGCATCGTACTCGGGGGAACAACCATCCACAACACCAAGAG CTTCCTGGAGGAAGTGACATCAGCAGTTGGTCTGGGACACGGAGACAGGACACACGGAGCCAGTCGTCCAGCAAGCAGGCGCTGA
- the crdh gene encoding retinol-DH_like_SDR_c domain-containing protein isoform X1 gives MPRALHYTQTRQLSLVNVSPDSSLTFDMNLDNSAAHMWEELKSNHLAKYGAITVATAISFVMLKKWIAGGVCYSSVRLDGRTVIITGANTGIGKETAFDMAKRGARVVMACRDLTKAENAAAEIQRSTGNVNVVVRHLDLASLYSVRQFAHEFIATEGRLDILINNAGVMMCPHSFTEDGFETQFAVNHLGHFLLTVLLLDVLKISAPSRVINLSSIAHKGGQINFDDLNFHQKPYNALDSYRQSKLANVLFTKELSQRTKSRGVTAYAVHPGVIRTELGRYVQSRHPVISALLFFPSLILMKTPKEGAQTSIYCAVTEGLENYSGCYFSDCHLKDPAPEANDDVAAMRLWDVSSKMVDFKEED, from the exons ATGCCTAGAGCTCTGCATTATACACAGACTAGGCAGCTGTCTCTAGTGAATGTCAGCCCTGATAGCTCTCTAACATTTGACATGAATCTAGATAACTCAGCAGCTCATATGTGGGAGGAACTGAAGTCAAATCATCTGGCCAAATATGGGGCAATAACTGTGGCTACAGCTATTA GTTTCGTAATGTTGAAGAAGTGGATTGCAGGAGGAGTATGCTACAGTTCTGTGCGATTAGATGGGAGAACGGTTATCATCACTGGTGCCAACACAGGCATTGGGAAAGAAACAGCATTTGATATGGCTAAGAGAG GAGCAAGAGTTGTGATGGCTTGTCGAGACCTCACAAAAGCTGAGAATGCCGCAGCTGAAATACAGCGTTCCACAGGAAACGTCAACGTGGTGGTGCGGCATTTAGACTTGGCATCCTTGTACTCAGTAAGACAATTTGCGCATGAATTCATTGCTACAGAAGGCAGACTGGACATACTCATTAACAATGCTG GAGTGATGATGTGCCCCCACAGTTTCACAGAAGATGGATTTGAAACTCAGTTTGCTGTCAATCATTTGGGTCATTTTCTCCTCACTGTTTTGCTCCTTGATGTTCTGAAGATCTCTGCTCCTAGTCGTGTAATCAATCTCTCTAGCATTGCCCACAAAGGGG GACAGATTAACTTTGATGACCTGAACTTCCATCAAAAACCCTATAATGCTTTGGATAGCTACAGGCAGAGCAAGCTGGCCAATGTGCTCTTCACCAAAGAACTTTCACAGCGGACCAAAA GCCGTGGAGTAACTGCGTATGCCGTGCACCCTGGAGTTATCCGTACTGAGCTGGGTCGCTATGTGCAGTCACGACACCCTGTGATCAGCGCCCTGCTGTTCTTCCCCTCTCTCATACTGATGAAGACTCCAAAGGAGGGTGCTCAGACCTCCATCTACTGCGCCGTCACCGAGGGGCTGGAGAACTACAGTGGCTGCTACTTTAG TGATTGCCATCTGAAAGATCCAGCTCCAGAGGCTAATGATGATGTCGCTGCTATGAGATTATGGGATGTGAGTTCTAAGATGGTGGACTTCAAAGAAGAGGACTGA
- the crdh gene encoding retinol-DH_like_SDR_c domain-containing protein isoform X2, translating into MVTANLNNSAAHMWEELKSNHLAKYGAITVATAISFVMLKKWIAGGVCYSSVRLDGRTVIITGANTGIGKETAFDMAKRGARVVMACRDLTKAENAAAEIQRSTGNVNVVVRHLDLASLYSVRQFAHEFIATEGRLDILINNAGVMMCPHSFTEDGFETQFAVNHLGHFLLTVLLLDVLKISAPSRVINLSSIAHKGGQINFDDLNFHQKPYNALDSYRQSKLANVLFTKELSQRTKSRGVTAYAVHPGVIRTELGRYVQSRHPVISALLFFPSLILMKTPKEGAQTSIYCAVTEGLENYSGCYFSDCHLKDPAPEANDDVAAMRLWDVSSKMVDFKEED; encoded by the exons ATGGTGACGGCAAACCTAA ATAACTCAGCAGCTCATATGTGGGAGGAACTGAAGTCAAATCATCTGGCCAAATATGGGGCAATAACTGTGGCTACAGCTATTA GTTTCGTAATGTTGAAGAAGTGGATTGCAGGAGGAGTATGCTACAGTTCTGTGCGATTAGATGGGAGAACGGTTATCATCACTGGTGCCAACACAGGCATTGGGAAAGAAACAGCATTTGATATGGCTAAGAGAG GAGCAAGAGTTGTGATGGCTTGTCGAGACCTCACAAAAGCTGAGAATGCCGCAGCTGAAATACAGCGTTCCACAGGAAACGTCAACGTGGTGGTGCGGCATTTAGACTTGGCATCCTTGTACTCAGTAAGACAATTTGCGCATGAATTCATTGCTACAGAAGGCAGACTGGACATACTCATTAACAATGCTG GAGTGATGATGTGCCCCCACAGTTTCACAGAAGATGGATTTGAAACTCAGTTTGCTGTCAATCATTTGGGTCATTTTCTCCTCACTGTTTTGCTCCTTGATGTTCTGAAGATCTCTGCTCCTAGTCGTGTAATCAATCTCTCTAGCATTGCCCACAAAGGGG GACAGATTAACTTTGATGACCTGAACTTCCATCAAAAACCCTATAATGCTTTGGATAGCTACAGGCAGAGCAAGCTGGCCAATGTGCTCTTCACCAAAGAACTTTCACAGCGGACCAAAA GCCGTGGAGTAACTGCGTATGCCGTGCACCCTGGAGTTATCCGTACTGAGCTGGGTCGCTATGTGCAGTCACGACACCCTGTGATCAGCGCCCTGCTGTTCTTCCCCTCTCTCATACTGATGAAGACTCCAAAGGAGGGTGCTCAGACCTCCATCTACTGCGCCGTCACCGAGGGGCTGGAGAACTACAGTGGCTGCTACTTTAG TGATTGCCATCTGAAAGATCCAGCTCCAGAGGCTAATGATGATGTCGCTGCTATGAGATTATGGGATGTGAGTTCTAAGATGGTGGACTTCAAAGAAGAGGACTGA
- the crdh gene encoding retinol-DH_like_SDR_c domain-containing protein isoform X3 translates to MWEELKSNHLAKYGAITVATAISFVMLKKWIAGGVCYSSVRLDGRTVIITGANTGIGKETAFDMAKRGARVVMACRDLTKAENAAAEIQRSTGNVNVVVRHLDLASLYSVRQFAHEFIATEGRLDILINNAGVMMCPHSFTEDGFETQFAVNHLGHFLLTVLLLDVLKISAPSRVINLSSIAHKGGQINFDDLNFHQKPYNALDSYRQSKLANVLFTKELSQRTKSRGVTAYAVHPGVIRTELGRYVQSRHPVISALLFFPSLILMKTPKEGAQTSIYCAVTEGLENYSGCYFSDCHLKDPAPEANDDVAAMRLWDVSSKMVDFKEED, encoded by the exons ATGTGGGAGGAACTGAAGTCAAATCATCTGGCCAAATATGGGGCAATAACTGTGGCTACAGCTATTA GTTTCGTAATGTTGAAGAAGTGGATTGCAGGAGGAGTATGCTACAGTTCTGTGCGATTAGATGGGAGAACGGTTATCATCACTGGTGCCAACACAGGCATTGGGAAAGAAACAGCATTTGATATGGCTAAGAGAG GAGCAAGAGTTGTGATGGCTTGTCGAGACCTCACAAAAGCTGAGAATGCCGCAGCTGAAATACAGCGTTCCACAGGAAACGTCAACGTGGTGGTGCGGCATTTAGACTTGGCATCCTTGTACTCAGTAAGACAATTTGCGCATGAATTCATTGCTACAGAAGGCAGACTGGACATACTCATTAACAATGCTG GAGTGATGATGTGCCCCCACAGTTTCACAGAAGATGGATTTGAAACTCAGTTTGCTGTCAATCATTTGGGTCATTTTCTCCTCACTGTTTTGCTCCTTGATGTTCTGAAGATCTCTGCTCCTAGTCGTGTAATCAATCTCTCTAGCATTGCCCACAAAGGGG GACAGATTAACTTTGATGACCTGAACTTCCATCAAAAACCCTATAATGCTTTGGATAGCTACAGGCAGAGCAAGCTGGCCAATGTGCTCTTCACCAAAGAACTTTCACAGCGGACCAAAA GCCGTGGAGTAACTGCGTATGCCGTGCACCCTGGAGTTATCCGTACTGAGCTGGGTCGCTATGTGCAGTCACGACACCCTGTGATCAGCGCCCTGCTGTTCTTCCCCTCTCTCATACTGATGAAGACTCCAAAGGAGGGTGCTCAGACCTCCATCTACTGCGCCGTCACCGAGGGGCTGGAGAACTACAGTGGCTGCTACTTTAG TGATTGCCATCTGAAAGATCCAGCTCCAGAGGCTAATGATGATGTCGCTGCTATGAGATTATGGGATGTGAGTTCTAAGATGGTGGACTTCAAAGAAGAGGACTGA
- the pogza gene encoding pogo transposable element with ZNF domain → MAESELYMQCEEEELAPCQNNIDEANQIVNINNAAQNGHEVVSAVPPDGATVVSPSISSAPTLAMTGIKTTVLPIAPASSVPKALLPSVLQPIQIAAGGTTGQPVYIASQAPSGSTQSVVSQIGYILPTGQAVTFLTPAQTGQFITQQLPAPSAVPRAVPPGNFTAVQIPVTLTIRGPSGVQSIAAVATSRMTGLGVTSSNLHPLSSPAISGTTVRFTTPAPSVPSFAGQGGSPPLQPAKVVPAPVLAPVLAPVPVLAPAPAPMSTKAPCVLAPKPQAHTSTPSTSAITKVFRSVSRLPQSCMTCGTSYKSVQSLRGYVCQCSPELIKSIQALSVHPPKKKAKRASVSVHTSPSSQSSSPSSSGRHLAASPPLPLKHITTSEILEGAPSPGTGDYDQHGKLIILVEDFYYGKDPGQPVVTETSQAPVMMKCHLCDKKLKNNIKLMNHMKHHMDMERQRVDVDCHIVCQHCFRTFGTPFTLQCHLETVHSQVESTVVCKICELSYENEPLFLNHMKNIHKPGEMPYKCQVCNFRSSFYHDVVLHFREIHKNTNNLLCPYCLKVFKSCNSYQMHYSKHQKKSVLHCDKCRLQFLFAKDRADHKAIYHQTHLRPTQLIGLKPGTRVTIRAYSVSKTDDNMGFKGSSNISQSPPGKEVPAAPVTSTAPVSVSSVPAPPSPIQKIAPPKRKPVESMLELLSKFQSQCEPLKKQLCMECNFEIPDFSRHFPTFVHCSLCHYSTCCSRAYANHMISNHVARKSTTKYLNLYKPCPKMGQLSCCSCDYTTQVGDRMAKHLVDHPGQCVSHFKFSEGFSRGYKRFVFIPTDLIRGGHGLNTGTFMPLQVLQICRSSLPHPTKTSIHPNLPVSSVHTPSIPVQTQPVDQSTIPDENCGTEPKDSTLQNRELSAEREDTAAEHLTLSQLKIVLFALCFGVPQAANHFDTQPREVQCLLLKRQRQLGPPKSREGLIPRASDRLAEWVLCQREQQLPVDECNLFSKASEFMSTDGGPGISHQWAVDFLLRHDLGMQALATSRRLLPHKAQERVQSFTQFIKYQVSSQSFGMSAIGAMDELSIFIDMEQLDPASADSSSMMSAFKLVGETGPLMDVVFAALANGTMLPTMVFLRGEPLSPDAPSLPDIIVLEAKPDGFSDEERLQLWLDKVWRLHVDPSSGGKGLLVMDTYRGHITNDFLASLNSANTLPGIVPRACTSRLQPLESCIGPVLREFLQARWSQHVTEAPQDLIGAEPADLALLLSAWLIEMLDVLAAKPELVQRSFEQALNTNAEVAPTGLSELVRLLTEALIVTALQEREAEEAEARQKGRPPEMTSPASLPSPPTNPQALKKIFEKDSDLESFHGFEDAEMDS, encoded by the exons ATGGCTGAATCGGAACTTTACATGcagtgtgaggaggaggaacTAGCGCCGTGTCAAAATAACATAGATGAGGCTAATCAAATAGTAAACATAAATAATGCAG CGCAAAATGGGCATGAAGTAGTCTCAGCGGTGCCTCCTGATGGGGCTACTGTAGTGTCTCCGTCTATTTCCTCAGCCCCAACTCTTGCCATGACTGGTATTAAGACAACAGTTTTGCCAATTGCTCCTG CTTCTTCTGTTCCCAAGGCACTTTTGCCCAGTGTTCTGCAGCCTATTCAGATAGCTGCTGGTGGCACCACTGGACAGCCGGTCTACATCGCCTCACAG GCCCCTTCAGGCAGCACTCAAAGCGTTGTAAGCCAAATAGGTTACATCCTCCCTACTGGCCAAGCTGTCACATTTTTAACTCCCG CCCAGACTGGCCAGTTCATCACCCAACAGCTTCCTGCACCATCAGCCGTACCACGAGCGGTGCCCCCAGGAAACTTCACCGCAGTCCAGATCCCAGTCACTCTCACAATCCGTGGTCCCTCTGGTGTACAGAGCATCGCCGCTGTAGCCACTTCTAGGATGACCGGTCTGGGTGTCACATCTTCCAACCTacatcccctctcctctccggCTATCTCTG GCACTACAGTGAGATTTACTACCCCTGCACCTTCGGTGCCATCATTTGCTGGTCAAGGGGGGAGTCCACCGCTGCAGCCTGCAAAGGTGGTCCCGGCCCCCGTCCTGGCCCCTGTTCTGGCCCCTGTCCCAGTCCTAGCTCCAGCTCCAGCCCCAATGTCCACCAAGGCTCCCTGTGTTCTGGCACCAAAGCCCCAagcccacacctccactcctagTACTTCTGCTATCACCAAAG TATTTCGAAGTGTGTCCAGACTGCCACAGTCATGCATGACCTGTGGCACCTCTTATAAATCTGTGCAGTCTCTCCGtggctatgtgtgt CAATGCAGTCCAGAACTGATTAAGAGCATCCAGGCCCTGTCCGTCCATCCCCCCAAGAAGAAGGCCAAACGAGCCAGCGTGTCTGTCCACACCAGTCCCTCCTCACAATCGTCCTCGCCGTCCAGCAGCGGTAGACATCTTGCtgcctccccacccctcccactgAAGCACATCACCACATCTGAGATCCTGGAAGGAGCTCCCAGCCCAGGCACCGGGGACTACGACCAGCATGGCAAGCTCATCATCTTGGTGGAAGACTTCTACTACGGGAAAGACCCTGGGCAGCCTGTCGTCACAGAAACCAGCCAGGCACCGGTGATGATGAAATGTCATCTCTGCGACAAGAAGCTAAAGAACAACATCAA GCTGATGAACCACATGAAGCACCACATggacatggagaggcagagggTGGATGTCGACTGCCACATTGTGTGCCAGCACTGCTTCCGCACCTTTGGCACACCCTTTACCCTGCAGTGCCACCTGGAGACTGTCCACAGCCAAGTAGAGTCCACTg TGGTCTGTAAGATCTGTGAGTTGTCCTATGAAAACGAGCCACTCTTTCTGAATCATATGAAAAACATACACAAGCCTGGTGAAATGCCTTACAAATGTCAG GTTTGTAATTTCCGGTCCTCTTTCTACCACGATGTTGTCCTTCACTTCCGAGAGATTCATAAGAACACAAACAACCTCCTGTGTCCCTATTGCCTCAAAGTATTTAAGTCCTGCAACAGTTACCAGATGCACTACAGCAAGCATCAG AAAAAATCAGTGTTGCATTGTGACAAGTGCCGGCTTCAGTTCCTCTTCGCAAAGGACAGGGCTGATCATAAGGCCATATATCATCAGACGCACCTCAGGCCCACACAACTGATtgggcttaagccaggcacCAGG GTAACCATCCGGGCCTATTCAGTGAGTAAGACAGATGACAACATGGGCTTTAAAGGCTCAAGCAACATCTCTCAAAGTCCTCCTGGGAAGGAGGTCCCAGCAGCCCCCGTAACCTCAACAGCCCCAGTGTCTGTGTCTTCAGTTCCTGCACCTCCTAGTCCCATCCAGAAAATCGCCCCTCCAAAGAGAAAGCCTGTTGAGAGCATGTTGGAACTCCTGTCCAAATTTCAAAGCCAGTG TGAACCATTAAAAAAACAGCTGTGCATGGAATGCAACTTCGAAATTCCAGATTTCTCAAGACACTTCCCCACTTTTGTGCACTGCTCCTTgtgccactacagcacctgctGCTCAAGGGCGTACGCCAACCACATGATTAG CAATCATGTGGCTCGCAAAAGCACCACTAAATACCTGAACTTGTACAAGCCCTGTCCAAA GATGGGTCAGCTAAGCTGCTGTTCGTGTGATTACACCACTCAAGTTGGGGACCGGATGGCCAAGCATCTAGTTGATCATCCTGGACAATGTGTTAGCCATTTCAAGTTCAGTG agggattTTCTCGAGGCTATAAAAG ATTTGTCTTCATACCAACTGACCTGATTAGAGGTGGTCATGGGCTCAATACCGGAACCTTCATGCCTCTACAAGTACTGCAGATATGTCGGAGTTCACTTCCTCACCCTACTAAGACATCCATCCATCCCAACCTCCCTGTTAGCTCGGTCCACACTCCATCAATTCCTGTTCAAACGCAGCCTGTAGATCAAAGCACCATCCCTGATGAGAACTGTGGGACGGAGCCAAAGGATTCAACGCTACAGAACAGGGAGCTTTCCGCTGAGCGAGAAGACACTGCTGCAGAACACCTTACTTTATCCCAGCTCAAGATTGTACTCTTCGCCCTGTGCTTTGGTGTTCCTCAGGCAGCCAACCACTTTGACACCCAGCCAAGAGAAGTTCAGTGCTTGTTACTCAAACGTCAGCGTCAGCTTGGCCCTCCAAAAAGCAGAGAAGGTTTGATCCCCCGAGCAAGCGACCGGCTGGCCGAGTGGGTGTTGTGTCAGCGTGAGCAGCAGCTACCTGTAGACGAATGCAACCTTTTCTCCAAAGCTTCCGAGTTCATGAGCACTGATGGTGGACCAGGCATCTCTCACCAGTGGGCGGTGGATTTCCTGCTGCGCCATGACCTGGGCATGCAAGCTTTGGCCACGTCCAGGCGCCTGCTACCCCATAAAGCCCAGGAGCGTGTGCAGTCTTTTACTCAATTTATAAAATATCAGGTCTCTTCACAAAGCTTTGGTATGTCTGCCATTGGTGCCATGGACGAGCTCTCCATTTTCATAGACATGGAGCAGCTTGATCCAGCCTCAGCCGATTCCTCTTCCATGATGTCTGCTTTTAAGTTGGTTGGAGAAACAGGTCCGCTTATGGATGTTGTATTTGCGGCCTTGGCTAATGGCACCATGCTTCCTACCATGGTCTTCCTCAGAGGTGAGCCGCTCAGCCCAGATGCGCCATCCCTGCCCGACATCATTGTCTTGGAGGCAAAGCCGGACGGATTTTCCGATGAAGAAAGACTCCAACTGTGGCTTGATAAGGTCTGGCGTCTGCATGTGGACCCCAGCTCTGGAGGGAAGGGATTGCTAGTTATGGACACCTACCGCGGACACATAACTAATGACTTCCTGGCATCACTCAACAGTGCTAACACTCTTCCAGGCATAGTGCCTCGTGCATGCACTTCTCGCCTTCAGCCTCTTGAGTCCTGCATTGGCCCAGTGTTGCGAGAGTTCCTGCAAGCTCGCTGGAGCCAACATGTGACCGAAGCACCACAAGACCTGATTGGTGCTGAGCCTGCTGACCTGGCCCTGTTGCTCTCGGCGTGGCTCATTGAGATGCTGGACGTCTTGGCGGCTAAGCCGGAACTCGTTCAGAGGTCCTTCGAACAGGCGTTGAACACTAATGCAGAGGTGGCGCCCACGGGGCTGTCCGAGTTGGTGCGTCTTTTAACAGAGGCCCTCATCGTCACCGCACTTCAGGAGCGGGAAGCGGAGGAAGCAGAAGCTAGACAGAAAGGCCGTCCTCCTGAGATGACTTCCCCAGCCTCCCTGCCCTCCCCTCCAACCAATCCGCAGGCTTTGAAAAAGATCTTCGAGAAAGATAGTGACCTCGAATCCTTCCATGGCTTTGAAGATGCTGAAATGGACAGCTGA
- the psmb4 gene encoding proteasome subunit beta type-4, producing MSYPPAFNMEPSGLKLNFWENGPKPGQFYSFPGTGNSTAPGCGPTRRTLNPMVTGTSVLGVKFTGGVMIAADMLGSYGSLARFRNISRLMKVNDNTVLGASGDYADYQYLKQTIEQMVIDEELLGDGHSYSPKAIHSWLTRIMYNRRSRMNPLWNTVVIGGFYNGESFLGFVDKLGVAYEAPTVATGFGAYLAQPLMREVVENKVEITKDEARALIERCLKVLYYRDARSYNRHEIAIVTEEGVEILGPLSSETNWDIANMVSGFE from the exons ATGTCATATCCGCCAGCGTTCAACATGGAGCCGAGTGGACTGAAGTTAAATTtttgggaaaatggaccaaaaCCTGGTCAATTTTATTCGTTTCCAGGTACCGGTAATAGTACAGCTCCTGGATGTGGACCTACGAGGCGCACACT GAACCCCATGGTGACGGGGACGTCGGTGCTCGGGGTGAAGTTCACAGGCGGCGTGATGATCGCTGCCGACATGCTGGGCTCGTACGGCTCCCTGGCGCGCTTCCGCAACATCTCCCGCCTCATGAAGGTCAACGACAACACCGTCCTGGGCGCTTCAGGGGACTACGCAGACTACCAGTACCTCAAGCAGACCATTGAACAAATGGT GATTGATGAGGAGCTCCTTGGAGATGGCCACAGCTACAGCCCCAAAGCCATTCACTCCTGGCTTACACGCATCATGTACAACCGCCGCAGCAGAATGAATCCACTGTGGAACACTGTAGTTATTGGTGGATTCTACAATGGCGAAAG CTTCCTTGGCTTTGTTGACAAGCTTGGAGTTGCTTATGAAGCCCCAACAGTAGCAACAGGATTTGGTGCCTATTTGGCTCAG CCCTTGATGAGGGAGGTGGTGGAAAACAAGGTAGAAATTACCAAAGATGAGGCACGAGCATTGATAGAGCGATGCCTGAAAGTGCTGTATTACCGGGATGCTCGTTCCTACAACAGA CATGAGATTGCCATTGTGACAGAGGAAGGAGTTGAAATTCTTGGTCCACTGTCTTCAGAAACAAATTGGGACATTGCCAATATGGTCAG TGGATTTGAATGA